Proteins encoded together in one Hymenobacter monticola window:
- the eno gene encoding phosphopyruvate hydratase, which produces MSFISQIHARQIFDSRGNPTVEVDVTLDSGVVGRAAVPSGASTGKHEAVELRDDDKSMYMGKGVLKAVENVNSRIAEELVGFSVYEQALLDKIMLEMDGTPNKANLGANAILGVSLAAARAAAQDAGMPLYRYVGGVGASTLPVPMMNILNGGSHADNSIDFQEFMIMPTGASSFSEALRWGTEIFHHLKNVLKKQGFSTNVGDEGGFAPNIKSNEDAIKIVLQAIETAGYRPGEDVFIAMDAAVSEFYEDGVYHFKKSTGDKLTSSQMVDYWADWMKKYPIISLEDGMDEDDWSGWKALTERVGKQTQLVGDDLFVTNVNRLQRGIDEGIANAILIKVNQIGTLTETIDAINLGRRNGYKSIMSHRSGETEDNTIADLAVALNTGQIKTGSASRSDRMAKYNQLLRIEEELGEVAYFPGKKM; this is translated from the coding sequence ATGAGCTTCATCTCGCAAATTCACGCTCGCCAGATTTTTGATTCCCGCGGTAATCCGACGGTAGAAGTTGACGTAACGCTCGATTCGGGCGTGGTAGGCCGGGCCGCGGTTCCGTCGGGTGCCAGCACGGGCAAACACGAGGCCGTAGAGCTACGTGACGACGATAAGTCGATGTACATGGGCAAAGGCGTGCTGAAAGCCGTGGAGAACGTGAATTCGCGCATTGCGGAGGAACTGGTAGGCTTCTCGGTGTACGAGCAGGCGCTGCTCGACAAGATTATGCTGGAGATGGACGGCACGCCCAACAAGGCGAACCTTGGTGCCAACGCCATTCTGGGCGTGAGCCTGGCTGCGGCCCGCGCGGCGGCGCAGGATGCTGGTATGCCGCTGTACCGCTACGTGGGCGGGGTAGGGGCTTCGACGCTGCCGGTGCCGATGATGAACATCCTGAACGGCGGTTCGCACGCCGATAATTCCATCGATTTCCAGGAGTTCATGATTATGCCGACGGGTGCATCTTCCTTCTCGGAGGCGCTGCGCTGGGGCACGGAAATCTTCCATCACCTGAAGAACGTGCTGAAGAAGCAAGGCTTCAGCACCAACGTGGGCGATGAGGGCGGCTTTGCGCCGAACATCAAGTCGAACGAGGACGCCATTAAAATTGTGCTGCAGGCCATCGAAACGGCTGGCTACCGCCCGGGCGAGGACGTGTTCATTGCGATGGACGCGGCCGTGTCGGAGTTCTATGAGGATGGCGTGTACCACTTCAAGAAGAGCACCGGCGACAAGCTGACCAGCAGCCAGATGGTGGATTACTGGGCCGACTGGATGAAGAAGTACCCCATCATCAGCCTGGAAGACGGTATGGACGAGGATGACTGGAGTGGCTGGAAGGCGCTGACGGAGCGCGTGGGCAAGCAAACCCAGTTGGTGGGCGATGACTTGTTCGTTACCAATGTGAACCGCCTGCAGCGCGGCATCGACGAGGGCATTGCCAACGCCATCCTCATCAAGGTAAACCAGATTGGTACGCTCACCGAGACGATTGATGCCATCAACCTGGGCCGCCGCAACGGCTACAAGAGCATCATGAGCCACCGCTCGGGCGAGACGGAGGACAACACCATTGCTGACCTGGCCGTGGCTTTGAATACCGGCCAGATTAAGACGGGTTCGGCTTCGCGCTCGGACCGGATGGCCAAATACAACCAACTGCTCCGCATTGAGGAGGAGCTGGGCGAGGTGGCTTATTTCCCCGGCAAGAAGATGTAA
- the rplQ gene encoding 50S ribosomal protein L17: protein MRHGRKVNQLGRTTAHRHAMLSNMASSLILHKRVTTTVAKAKALRKYVEPMLTKSKEDTTHSRRMVFAALQDKESIKELFGNISGKIANRPGGYTRILKLSATRLGDNADMCIIELVDFNETLLESKQAAAEKTTTTRRSRRGGKKATDATNEAGTSATEVSGEAVAPAAVVEQSAPADTATETLHNGESREEAKADEAGA from the coding sequence ATGCGTCACGGAAGAAAAGTTAACCAATTGGGCCGGACTACCGCCCACCGCCACGCCATGTTGTCGAACATGGCTTCGTCGCTCATCCTGCACAAGCGTGTGACTACGACTGTGGCCAAAGCCAAAGCCCTGCGCAAGTACGTGGAGCCGATGCTGACCAAGTCGAAGGAAGACACGACGCACTCGCGCCGCATGGTGTTTGCTGCCCTGCAAGATAAAGAGTCGATTAAGGAACTGTTTGGCAACATTTCGGGCAAAATTGCCAACCGTCCCGGTGGCTACACCCGCATCCTGAAGCTGAGCGCTACCCGTCTGGGTGACAACGCTGATATGTGCATCATCGAGTTGGTGGACTTTAACGAGACCCTGCTCGAGTCGAAGCAAGCTGCTGCCGAGAAGACTACGACTACCCGTCGTTCGCGTCGTGGTGGCAAAAAGGCTACGGATGCTACCAACGAAGCTGGTACTTCGGCTACCGAAGTATCGGGTGAGGCTGTAGCTCCCGCCGCTGTAGTTGAGCAATCGGCTCCGGCTGATACGGCTACCGAAACCCTGCACAACGGCGAGAGCCGCGAAGAAGCTAAAGCTGACGAAGCTGGTGCTTAA
- a CDS encoding DNA-directed RNA polymerase subunit alpha, which translates to MSILAFQMPEKVVMEKSDDFTGTFEFKPLEKGYGVTIGNALRRILLSSLEGFAITSVRTNSVLHEFSTIEGVIEDMSEIILNLKMVRFKKVSDAISDKITVRVKGQDTFSGADIAKFASGFEVLNPDHVIAHLDPSVELEMELTIARGRGYVPADENKPADQVFGQIAIDAIYTPIKNVKYSIENTRVEQKTDYEKLVIEIQTDGSIHPEDALKGAANILIQHFMLFSDNTMTLEGPRVTEDEPIDEETMQMRKMLKTPLEDMELSVRAKNCLKAADIKTMGELVQLEIADMMKFRNFGKKSLTELENLVEERGLEFGMDLSKYRLDEE; encoded by the coding sequence ATGTCAATCTTAGCTTTTCAGATGCCGGAGAAAGTGGTGATGGAGAAATCCGACGACTTCACCGGGACGTTTGAATTTAAGCCGCTCGAGAAGGGCTACGGCGTCACCATCGGCAATGCGCTGCGTCGCATTCTGTTGTCGTCGCTGGAGGGTTTCGCCATCACTTCGGTGCGCACCAACAGCGTGCTGCACGAGTTTTCGACCATCGAAGGCGTGATTGAGGACATGTCCGAAATCATCCTGAACCTGAAGATGGTCCGCTTCAAGAAGGTGAGCGACGCCATCTCGGATAAAATTACGGTGCGCGTGAAAGGCCAGGATACCTTCTCGGGTGCTGATATCGCCAAGTTCGCCAGCGGTTTCGAAGTACTGAATCCCGACCACGTAATTGCTCACCTTGACCCCAGCGTGGAGCTGGAGATGGAGCTGACGATTGCGCGCGGCCGTGGCTACGTGCCCGCCGACGAGAACAAGCCGGCTGACCAGGTTTTCGGTCAGATTGCCATCGACGCTATCTACACGCCCATCAAGAACGTGAAGTACAGCATCGAGAACACCCGTGTGGAGCAGAAGACCGACTACGAGAAGCTCGTTATCGAGATTCAGACCGACGGTTCGATTCACCCGGAGGACGCGCTGAAAGGTGCGGCCAACATCCTCATTCAGCACTTCATGCTGTTCTCGGACAACACGATGACCCTCGAAGGTCCGCGTGTGACCGAAGACGAGCCGATTGATGAAGAGACCATGCAGATGCGCAAGATGCTTAAGACTCCGCTGGAGGACATGGAGCTCAGCGTACGCGCTAAAAACTGCCTCAAGGCGGCTGATATTAAGACGATGGGTGAGTTGGTGCAGCTCGAAATCGCCGACATGATGAAGTTCCGCAACTTCGGTAAGAAGAGCCTCACCGAACTTGAAAACCTCGTGGAAGAGCGTGGCCTGGAGTTCGGCATGGACCTGAGCAAGTACCGGCTCGACGAAGAATAG
- the rpsD gene encoding 30S ribosomal protein S4: MARYTGPTSKIARRFNEPIFGPSKALNKKAYPPGQHGRGRRKKQSEYAVQLMEKQKVKYMYGMLEKQFENLFHKAATMPGITGDNLLALLEARLDNTVYRLGIASTRRAARQLVGHKHITVNGEVVNIPSYHLRPGDIVAVREKSKSLEAITTSLSVRNSRQFSWLEWDGKELAGKFTNAPSRELIPEKITEQLIVELYSK, from the coding sequence ATGGCACGTTATACCGGCCCTACCTCAAAAATTGCCCGTCGCTTCAACGAGCCGATTTTCGGCCCGAGCAAGGCGCTCAACAAGAAAGCATATCCTCCGGGCCAGCACGGCCGCGGCCGCCGCAAGAAGCAGTCGGAATACGCCGTGCAGCTGATGGAGAAGCAGAAGGTGAAGTACATGTACGGCATGTTGGAGAAGCAATTCGAAAACCTGTTCCACAAGGCTGCCACCATGCCCGGCATCACCGGCGACAACCTGCTCGCCCTGTTGGAAGCCCGTCTGGACAACACCGTGTACCGTTTGGGCATTGCCTCGACGCGTCGCGCGGCTCGTCAGCTGGTGGGCCACAAGCACATCACGGTTAACGGTGAAGTGGTGAACATTCCTTCGTACCACCTGCGTCCCGGCGACATCGTGGCCGTGCGGGAGAAGTCGAAGTCGCTGGAAGCCATCACCACGAGCCTGTCGGTTCGCAACTCACGCCAGTTCTCGTGGCTGGAGTGGGACGGCAAGGAGCTGGCTGGTAAATTCACCAACGCTCCTTCGCGCGAGCTGATTCCGGAGAAAATCACGGAGCAGCTCATCGTCGAACTGTATTCGAAGTAA
- the rpsK gene encoding 30S ribosomal protein S11, with amino-acid sequence MAQKRKDKAKKRVVVVEQVGQVHIRASFNNIIISITNNNGQVISWASAGKMGFRGSKKNTPYAAQMAMSDCGKVAHDLGMRKAEVFVKGPGAGRESAIRALGNVGIEVTTIRDVTPLPHNGCRPPKRRRV; translated from the coding sequence ATGGCACAAAAAAGAAAAGACAAAGCCAAGAAGCGCGTTGTCGTGGTGGAGCAGGTGGGCCAGGTACACATTCGTGCCTCGTTCAACAACATCATCATCTCCATCACCAACAACAACGGTCAAGTTATTTCGTGGGCTTCGGCCGGCAAAATGGGCTTCCGTGGTTCGAAGAAAAATACGCCCTACGCCGCTCAAATGGCGATGAGCGACTGCGGCAAAGTGGCCCACGACCTGGGCATGCGCAAAGCCGAAGTATTTGTGAAAGGCCCGGGTGCGGGCCGTGAGTCGGCCATCCGCGCCCTCGGCAACGTGGGCATTGAGGTGACCACCATCCGCGACGTAACGCCGCTGCCCCACAACGGCTGCCGCCCCCCCAAGCGTCGTCGCGTTTAG
- the rpsM gene encoding 30S ribosomal protein S13 — translation MARIAGVDIPDNKRGEISLTYIFGIGRSNASKILVKAGVDVNKKVKDWTDEESGAVRAIIAAEHKTEGVLRSEVTTNIKRLMDIGCYRGLRHRKGLPVRGQRTKNNSRTRKGKRKTVAGKKKATK, via the coding sequence ATGGCTCGTATCGCAGGGGTTGATATCCCGGACAACAAGCGCGGCGAAATTTCGCTGACCTACATCTTCGGCATCGGCCGGAGCAATGCCAGCAAGATTCTGGTAAAAGCTGGCGTCGACGTCAACAAGAAGGTGAAGGACTGGACCGACGAGGAGTCGGGTGCTGTCCGCGCCATCATTGCCGCCGAGCACAAGACTGAAGGCGTGCTGCGCTCGGAAGTAACGACGAACATCAAGCGTTTGATGGACATCGGCTGCTACCGTGGTCTGCGTCACCGCAAAGGCCTGCCGGTTCGTGGTCAGCGCACCAAGAACAACTCGCGTACCCGCAAGGGCAAGCGCAAAACGGTGGCCGGCAAGAAGAAGGCAACGAAATAA
- the rpmJ gene encoding 50S ribosomal protein L36 encodes MKVKTSVKKRSVDCKLVRRNGKLYVINKKNPRFKQRQG; translated from the coding sequence ATGAAAGTAAAAACCTCGGTGAAAAAGCGTAGCGTGGACTGCAAACTGGTCCGCCGTAATGGCAAGCTCTACGTCATCAACAAGAAAAACCCCCGCTTCAAGCAGCGTCAGGGTTAA
- the infA gene encoding translation initiation factor IF-1 — protein sequence MAKQASIEQDGTILEALSNAMFRVELENGHQLIAHISGKMRMHYIKILPGDKVKLEMSPYDLSKGRIKYRYK from the coding sequence ATGGCAAAACAAGCCTCGATTGAGCAGGACGGTACCATCCTCGAAGCCCTTTCCAACGCCATGTTCCGCGTGGAGCTGGAAAACGGTCACCAGCTGATTGCCCACATCTCGGGCAAGATGCGGATGCACTACATCAAGATTCTGCCCGGCGACAAGGTGAAACTGGAAATGTCGCCCTACGACTTGTCGAAGGGCCGGATTAAGTATCGTTATAAATAA
- the map gene encoding type I methionyl aminopeptidase: MAKGPIQYKTEEEIDLMRASAQLLAKAHGEVASLIKEGVTTRQLDNRAEEFIRDHGGVPSFKGLYGFPYSLCLSPNAVVVHGFATDEPLKSGDILTVDGGVFLNGFHSDSAYTYPIGEVAPEVQALLRETKAALYKGIEQAVSGNRVGDISYAIQNHVSRLGYGVVRELVGHGVGAELHEKPEVPNYGKRGSGPLLQTGLVLAIEPMVNLGKKDVVQEADGWTIRTKDRKPSAHFEHTVVVRKEKAEILTSFEYIEKALQQ, from the coding sequence ATGGCAAAGGGTCCGATTCAATACAAAACCGAAGAGGAAATTGACCTCATGCGGGCCAGCGCTCAACTGCTGGCCAAGGCTCACGGCGAAGTCGCGAGCCTTATCAAGGAAGGAGTAACAACGCGCCAACTCGACAACCGCGCGGAGGAATTCATCCGAGACCATGGCGGAGTACCTTCCTTCAAAGGATTATACGGTTTTCCCTACAGCCTGTGCCTCTCGCCAAATGCGGTCGTGGTGCACGGGTTCGCCACCGACGAGCCGCTGAAAAGCGGCGATATTCTGACAGTGGACGGGGGCGTTTTCCTGAATGGCTTTCATTCAGATAGTGCTTACACCTATCCAATCGGGGAGGTGGCGCCGGAAGTGCAGGCCCTGCTGCGAGAAACCAAAGCGGCCCTGTACAAAGGCATCGAACAAGCCGTGAGCGGCAACCGCGTGGGCGACATCAGCTATGCTATCCAGAACCATGTAAGCCGGTTGGGCTACGGGGTGGTGCGCGAGTTGGTTGGTCACGGAGTTGGCGCTGAGCTGCACGAGAAGCCTGAGGTGCCGAATTACGGCAAGCGGGGTTCCGGGCCGCTCTTGCAGACGGGTTTGGTTTTGGCCATTGAGCCGATGGTGAACTTGGGCAAGAAGGACGTGGTGCAGGAAGCGGATGGCTGGACTATTCGCACCAAGGACCGCAAGCCCTCGGCGCACTTCGAGCACACCGTAGTAGTTAGAAAAGAGAAGGCAGAAATTCTGACCTCTTTTGAATACATCGAAAAAGCATTGCAGCAGTAG
- the secY gene encoding preprotein translocase subunit SecY: MNKFIESIKNIFAIEDLRTRILNTLFFIAIYRLGVYVVLPGVDPTQLKTGAQGLFGILDTLLGGAFSHASIFALGIMPYISASIVLQLLTIAVPYFQKLQKEGESGRKKINQYTRILTIPIVLAQSVGFIATINAEAIINPGTFFTVSTMIIITAGTLFCMWLGEKITDKGIGNGISMIIMIGIVSRLPGAIIGEAAAKGVNKSLIFLLEMVVLFLVVMAVIVLTQAVRRIAVQYAKQVGGTTQLDAQRQFIPLKVNAAGVMPIIFAQSLMFVPAIVASVWQNQSDTASYIGVKFSDYTSWQYNLTFGLLIIIFTYFYTAISVNPNQIADDLKRSGGFVPGVKPGRDTSEYIDEILTRITLPGAVALALIAIFPALALLLGVTRPFSAFYGGTSLIIMVGVVLDTVNQVQSYLLMQHYDGMMKSGKLRGRTAQPISIAS; this comes from the coding sequence TGCCATCTATCGCCTAGGCGTTTACGTGGTGTTGCCGGGCGTTGACCCCACGCAACTCAAGACCGGCGCCCAAGGCTTGTTTGGCATTCTGGATACGCTGCTTGGCGGCGCATTCAGCCACGCGTCCATCTTCGCGCTGGGCATTATGCCGTACATCTCGGCGTCGATTGTGTTGCAGCTGCTCACCATCGCCGTGCCCTACTTCCAAAAACTCCAGAAGGAAGGCGAGTCGGGACGTAAGAAAATCAATCAGTACACCCGGATTCTCACAATTCCGATTGTGCTGGCCCAATCGGTTGGCTTCATCGCCACGATTAACGCCGAAGCCATCATCAACCCCGGCACGTTCTTCACCGTCTCGACCATGATTATCATCACGGCCGGCACGTTGTTCTGCATGTGGCTGGGCGAGAAAATCACGGACAAAGGCATCGGCAACGGTATCTCCATGATTATCATGATTGGTATCGTGTCGCGTCTCCCCGGTGCCATCATCGGCGAAGCCGCTGCCAAAGGCGTGAACAAGTCCCTCATCTTCCTGCTGGAAATGGTGGTGCTGTTCCTCGTGGTAATGGCGGTTATCGTACTCACGCAAGCGGTTCGCCGCATCGCGGTACAGTACGCTAAGCAAGTGGGTGGCACTACGCAGCTGGATGCCCAGCGTCAGTTCATCCCCCTTAAGGTGAATGCGGCTGGCGTAATGCCCATCATCTTCGCTCAGTCGTTGATGTTCGTGCCCGCCATTGTGGCGTCGGTATGGCAAAACCAGAGTGATACCGCCAGCTACATCGGCGTGAAGTTTTCGGACTACACCTCGTGGCAGTACAACCTGACTTTCGGCCTGCTGATTATCATCTTCACCTACTTCTACACGGCCATCAGCGTTAACCCTAACCAGATTGCCGATGACCTGAAGCGGAGCGGTGGTTTCGTACCCGGCGTGAAGCCTGGCCGCGATACCTCGGAATACATCGATGAAATCCTGACGCGCATCACCCTGCCGGGTGCCGTGGCACTGGCCCTCATCGCCATCTTCCCCGCACTGGCTTTGTTGCTGGGCGTAACACGTCCGTTCTCGGCTTTCTATGGCGGCACGTCGCTCATCATCATGGTGGGTGTAGTGCTCGACACGGTGAACCAGGTGCAGAGCTACTTGTTGATGCAGCACTACGACGGCATGATGAAATCGGGTAAGCTGCGCGGTCGCACGGCCCAGCCCATTTCCATTGCCTCGTAA